The genomic region AAAGAGAATTAAAGTAAATAGCGATGGATATTTTATAAATTATGGTACAGTTGATATAAAAAAAATTGTTTATTTAGGAAATGTTTCTAATAGTGGAACAATGTCCTTTTCTGTGAATATAAAAAACGAAGGTACTTTTGCAAATTTATCAGGTGGGACATTAAATATAGATGGTAATTTTACAATTGATTATGGTGAGTCTTTTACAAATAGTGGAAATCTAAATATTACATCTAATCTAATAAATCGAGGGACTTTTACCAATGCATCAGGAGGTATTTTAGATATTGATGCTATATTAAAAAATGATTGGGGTTATACATTTAATAATAGTGGAGAAATTAATATAGGTACAGAACTATTAAATCGAGGGACTTTTACCAATGCATCAGGAGGTATTTTAGATATTGATGCTAAATTAGCAAATGATTGGAGTTGTACTTTTAATAATAGTGGAGAAATTAATATAGGTACAGAACTATTAAATCAAGGAACTTTTACCAATAGTGGAGACGTTAGTGTAACAACTGACCTTAAAAGTAGTGGTACTTTTACAAATTCAACGGGAAGTACATTAACAGTGGGTGGAGAATTTGAGAACGATTGGGGTTGTACATTTAATAATAGTGGAGAAATTAGTATAGGTACAGACCTATTAAATCAAGGAATTTTTACAAATTCATCGGGAAGTAGATTAACAGTAGGTGGAGAATTTGAGAACGATTGGAGTTGTACTTTTTCAAATGCAGGATATTTTAATGTAGAAGATTTTCTAAATAAAGGAAGTGTTACAAATACTGATTCATTCTGTATTTCAGGCGTTTTGGATAATAGTAATAATAAAACAATTATAAATAACGGAACTTTTGTTTTTGAAACTACTGCCACAGCAAGTGCTTATGTGGTAGATTACGGATATATTTCAGGAACGGGAAATGCTACAATTGATTTAGTTTTATCAGGTGGAAAATGGCATTATGTTTCAATTCCCTTATCAGGTGTATCATCAAATGTTTTTATGGGAGCAGCATTATATTCATACAATGAACATACTGATACATGGGATGCACATGGTTCAGGAGAATCATTACAACAATTTAAAGGTTATGATGTATATTTTGCTAATAATACAACAGTTACTTTGGATGGAAGTTTAAATTCAGGAAATTATTCTAATACAGTAATTACTTATTCAAATGATGGATTTAATTTAGTGGGAAATCCTTATTATGCAATGATTGATTGGAGAAAAAGTTCAGGATGGACAAAATCAAAACTTGAGAATGCTACTTATATCTGGGATCCTGATTTACAAAATATTGCAACTTATGTAAATAATTCAGGCACAAATGGTGGATCAAGATATATACCTCCTATGCAAGCGTTTTTTGTAAAAGCTAGTACTTCTGGACAAAACGCTTCACTGACAATTAAAGATAATTCAAAAGTAAATAATAAATCAAAGAATTTTAGAAATGAAGAATTTGCAGGTGAATCAGTAAGATTTACAATTGAATCTTTTAACGGATTTAAAGATGAAGCAGTAGTTCGTTTTGACGATAATGCAACAAATAATTATGATAGCGATTTTGATGCAAGCAAAATGTATAGTTTTAATAAAATTGTTCCTCAAATTTATACAAAAATAAATGACAAAGAAGTTTCAATAAATACTTTAAAGAAATTTTCAACTGATGTAAAAGTTCAATTAAATTTTAAAGTTGGAGAAACAGGAAAAAACACATTAAATGCAAATCTTGAAGAATTTCCTGACTGTTACTATGTTTTTGTTGAAGATAAAAAACAAGAAGTTGTTCATAATCTTTTAAATGGTGAGTATGAATTTTATGCAAATGTAAATGATGATGAAGACAGGTTTGTTATTCATTTTTGTAAACAACAACAACTTGCATCACAAAATAATAACACAGCAGTAGAGGAATTAACAGAAGATTCTCAGTTGAAAGTTTATTCTCAAGAAAATGATGTTTATATCAACTTTGCAAATGACATTTCTACAAACGTTACAATTACAGTTTATTCAATTGATGGTAAAAAAATAACTTCATTTGAAAATAAAAATTCAAGAAATGTTAAGATTCAAATAATGGAAAAAAGTGCTTATTACATTGTGAATGTTAAAGGTGAAGGAATTAATCACTCAGAAAAGATTTATATCAAATAACAAAATTTGGTTTAGAAATTAATTATCTATTTGCTTACTAAAACCATTTGAAAAATCTCCCTTTTGTGGAGATTTTTTAATTAATTTTAAAATAAGAATACCGATAAGGAAAAATATTCCGAGAGCAAAAACGGAATTTCTCATACTTCCTGAAATAAATTCTATATAACCATAAGACCAAATTCCTATAACTATTGCAATTTTCTCGGTAAATTCATAAAAACTAAAGTAGGATGAAACATCTTTGGTGTCTTGAGGAATTAGCTTAGAGTATGTTGACCTTGAGATACTTTGGATTCCACCCATAACAAGCCCAACCATAAAAGCAAGAAAATAAAAACCGTAATCCGTGTAAATAAAATAGGCTACTACACAAATAAAAATCCAGATTACGAGTGAAACAGTTAGAGCAAAAATATTGTTTTTTCGTTTGGATATCCACGAAAATAAATATGCTCCTCCTATTCCAACAATTTGAATTATCAGAATTGAAATTATTAGTTTGATAGTGCTGATGTGTAACTCTTTAGCACCAAAAATAGTTGCCATGTAAATTACTGTTTGAACTCCCATGCTGTAAAAGAAAAATGCAAACAAAAACTTTTTTTTGGTGGCGGATTTTTTTATTTCTTTCCAAACTAATAAAAGTTCTTTAAAACCTTTTGTGAGAAGTTTTGTTTTATTTCTTCCATTTGATAGT from Bacteroidota bacterium harbors:
- a CDS encoding MFS transporter, with translation MKVEKNNKRILHSWAFYDWANSVFPLIITAAIFPSFYETVTTNSNGSDIVEFLGINIKNTVLYSYSFSFSFLTVAILSPFLSGIADITGKKKSFMKFFVFLGAISCSSLFFFDGNNIEFGIIAFIMANIGFNGSLVFYNAYLPEIATLDKMDKISAKGYSLGYAGSVILLIANLIFILNAKNMGISNNLLPYKISFLSVGLWWILFSQYTFKNLPQSLSNGRNKTKLLTKGFKELLLVWKEIKKSATKKKFLFAFFFYSMGVQTVIYMATIFGAKELHISTIKLIISILIIQIVGIGGAYLFSWISKRKNNIFALTVSLVIWIFICVVAYFIYTDYGFYFLAFMVGLVMGGIQSISRSTYSKLIPQDTKDVSSYFSFYEFTEKIAIVIGIWSYGYIEFISGSMRNSVFALGIFFLIGILILKLIKKSPQKGDFSNGFSKQIDN